CCGTCACCACCGGGATAGTCTCGGCCAAGAGCCGCTCCGGCGTGGCCCTCCCCGGCGCGAGCCGCGACATGTACCAGGATTTCATCCAGACCGATGCCGCGATCAACCCGGGAAACTCGGGCGGCCCGCTGCTCGACCTTGAGGGCCGCGTTGTCGGCATCAACTCCGCGATCGCGACCCGCGCCGGCGGCAGCGAGGGAATCGGCTTTGCGATTCCGGCCCAGATCGCCAGGGGAGTGATGGAGTCGATTCTCAAGTCCGGTCGTGTCGTGCGCGGCTGGGTCGGTGTCGAGTTCGAAGAGCTCACCTCCGCCCGCATGAAGCAGATCGGGCTGACTTCAGAAGGCGGCGTGCTCGTCAGCCGCGTCATGGAAAATACTCCCGCCGCCGAGGCGGGCATCAAAGAGGGCGACATCGTGACGCGCTACAACGGCCGGCCGATGTCGAGATTCTCAACGCTTCGCGCGGCGATCGGCGTCACGCCGCCCGGCACCAAGTCCACGTTCGAAATCCTTCGTGACGGAAAAATCAAGTCGGTCAATGTCCTGATTGCCGACTGGAGCGCCAACGAAGCTCAGTCCCTCGGCGGCATCTACTCCGATCGATTCGGAGGTATCGTGCGCACGCTCGACCCGGAAATCCGGCGCATGCTCGGGCGGGGGTTCGGCGGCATACAGGGGGTGATCGTGCAAAAGCTGGATCCCGCCGGGCCTGCCTCGTCCGATTTTGACGAAGGCGATGTCATCGTGGCGATCGGCGAGCAGCCCGTGCGCACGGCCGAGGAATTCCGCGCGATTCTTGAGAAGGCCGACCTGTCGCAGGGCGTCCGGATGAGCGTGATCCGAAACCGCATGCGCGGCGCGATCGACTTCCCGGCCAAATAGACGTCGCATCCGCTTCAGCGCCGGCCCATCATCGAGACCGTGACCGCCGCGAGAATCAACCCGAGCGCGACGGCGTCGTTGATCCGCATTTTTTCTTTCGCCACCCAGATCGTGAAAGCCGTGAAGACCGCGAGCGTAATCGCTTCCTGCAGAATCTTGAGTTGCGGCAGTGTCATGGCGCCGCCGTGATCGATGTGACCCATTCGGTTCGCCGGGACCTGAAGTAGATACTCCGGCAGCGCGATAAGCCACGACGCGCAGATTGCGACCAGCAATGGCCACGACTTCTGCTTGACGTGGTAGTACCACGCAAAGGTCATAAACGTGTTCGAACCGGCGAGCAGCAGCACTGTCCAGACCCAGCGGGGAATTTCCATGGCCGAGAGTAGAACCGAAGCAACACGTCGCGCCTTCGCCGACCGATTGCGACGCGCGGAGATGCGGAGGCGACCAGGTGAACAGGTGAACAGGTGAACAGGCTTTCGAGTATTCCCACCTCCTCACCTCCTCACTCTCTTCGCGCCGGAATAAACGGACCTCACCGTCGAAAAAACGATCACCGCCACTGGTAACTCAGATTCGCGTTTCTGACCATTCACCTGTCCGCTCGAAGGCGCGACAAGAGAGCAACGGCCGGGTGGCCGAGGAGGGTTTCCAAATGTTCCGATCCAGGACTCGATTCACAATGCCGGCCAGCCTCCTGGCCCTTGCGGGCCTCGCGGTCGCCGGCGCGTTGCTGACGCCTTCGAAAGCGCCGGCACGCACGGCGGACGACCCGTACGCCGCACTCCCCAGTTCGCTGACGCTCTACGGCGTCTGCCGCGACTTCAAGTGGGCGAGCGAAACGGGCGGTCACAAGGACTTCGAGTTTGTTCCGTCCGGCGGCTACGGCCACTACACCAACATGGTGAAGGATGAACTCGACGCCGACGGCAAGCCCGCTTTCAAGAGTCAGGGCAATAAGGTGAGCACCGAAGCGATGGACGCGAGCAGCCGCAACATCATGCCCGTCGCCAAGTCCTACCTCGCCGCGAAGAGCGGCGACAAGGCCAGCTCGATTTCCACGAGCAACGGCGGCGCGCTCACCACCGAGGACAACTTCAAGCAGTGGTTCCGCAACGTGCCGGGTGTCAACCTGAGCAAGACGGTCCCGCTCGTGCTCGTCCGCCAGGCGAACTCGAACATCTACTCGTTCAGCGACAAGACCGACGCCGGCTACTCGGCCAAGGGAGGCTTCTTCCCGATCAACGGCGAACTCTTCGGCAACTCGCCGAACCAGAGCAAGAATTTCGGGTTCACCTTCGAGCTCGACACCGAGTTCACGTACAAGAAGGGAACCGGCCAGACCTTCACGTTCACCGGTGACGACGACGTCTGGGTGTTCGTGAACAAGAAGCTCGTGGTCGATATCGGCGGCGTGCACAGCGCCATCAGCCAGACCATCGAGCTCGACCGCATCCAGGGCCTCGAGGACGGCAAGAAGTATCCGCTCAAGCTCTGCTTCGCGGAACGCCACACCACCGCCTCGAACTGCCGCATCGACACGACCATCAGCCTCATGGCAGTCGATCCGCCCCCGGTCAGCGGCCTCTTCGACTAAGCGACACCTCCGGACCGCCGGCGGAGTCGGCGGACCGTCCTCGATCACCACCGCACACCTCCGTGTGCCCACGCGCCGCGACGCGGGCTTCAGGATCGTCCTGAGGCCCGTGTCGGCTTTTTGGGATTGTGCTACGTTTTGGTCAGCGTGTCCGAACCTCAAATGCCATCCGAAGATCCCGTGACGGTCGATCGCCCTTCCGCGCCGGCGGGTCCTCCGAGCAACTTTTCTGGCGGGTCGGGCCTCTCCGGTGGACCGCCCAGCACGAACCCCCTGCCGCCCACACATCTCACTTCGACATCGACCGACGGCTCGCGCTTTGCACCCGGTACTGTGCTCGCCGATCGCTACCGGATCGTCTCGCGCCTGGGCAAGGGTGGCATGGGCGAGGTCTACCGCGCCGACGATCTCAAGCTCGGAACTTCCGTCGCGCTCAAGTTCCTGCCCGATGCGTTCGCCGCCGATCCGCTCAAGCTCGACCGTTTCCGTTCGGAGGTTCGGCTCACCCGCGAGATCAGCCATCCGAACGTCTGCCGTGTGTACGACTTCGGAGAGATCGGTAGCGCGGCGGGTGGAGGCGGCCATCACGTCTTTCTTTCGATGGAGTATGTCGATGGCGAAGACCTCTCCATACTCCTGAAGCGAATCGGACACCTGCCCGAGGACAAGGCTTGCCAGCTCGCGCGCCAGATCTGCGCGGGCCTCCACGCCGCCCACGAACTCGGCGTCATCCATCGCGATCTCAAGCCCGCGAACATCATGCTCGACGGGCGTGGCAACGCCCGCATCATGGACTTCGGCGTCGCCGGAATCCTCTCCGATCTCGTCGCGAAAGGAGACGTCGCCAGCGGCACGCCCGCGTACATGGCGCCCGAACAGCTCGCGCGCCAGGGCGTCAGCAAGAAGAGCGACATCTACTCGCTCGGACTCGTGCTCTACGAGCTCTTCACCGGCAAGCCGGCGTACCAGGTCGAGAACATGCAGCAGCTCCGCGCCTCGCGCGAGAGCGGCACGCGCCCACAGGCACCGAGCGATCACGTCAAATCGCTCGACCCCGCGGTCGAGACCGTCATCCTCCGCTGCCTTGAATTCGACCCAGCTCATCGGCCCGCAAGCGCGCTCGCGGTTTCCGCTGCGCTTCCGGGAGGCGATCCGCTCGCCGCGGCACTCGCCGCGGGCGAGACGCCCAGCCCAGAACTCGTCGCGCTCGCCGGTGTCGAAGGGAGCATCCCGCGCCGGTTCGCATGGGCAATGGTCGCACTCGTGGTTGTGATGGTCGGGATCCTCGGCTGGCTGCAGGATCGGTACGGCATTCATCGAATCGCTCCGTTCGGTTCGCCCACGGATGCGATGGCGATCCGCGCGCGGGAGATGCTCGAAAAGCTGGGCGCCGATCCGCCCAAGGCGTATCAGGCGTACGGCTACGACGCGGACCAGAACGCGATCAAGAGCGCCTCGAAAATCGGCGGATTCGAAAAGCTGGCAAACCGTTTTCCGCCCAGCATCTATTTCTGGTATCGCGCGGAGCCGCGCTGGATTCGCCCGACGATGATCGGGCATTTGTTCGTTGGGGCCGATTCGCCGCCCCGCGAATATGCCGACGGCGTCTACGCAGCGCTCTCGAGCGCGGGCGACTTGATGCGCTTTGAACGGCGCGCGCCTGAGTTCGGATTCGCGGGGACGAGCGATTCGGTGCCCGCGAAGCCGATCGACTGGGCGCCGTTCTTCGATGCGGCTGGTGTGGACATCAACAAGTTCCAATCGACCCGACCGACCATCGCGCCGAACGTCCCCGCCGACACGCGCTACGCCTGGCGCGGCACATACCCGGATCTCCCGGATGTTCCCGTTCAGTTCGAGGCCGCGTCGCTCGACGGCGTTCCGGTCTCTTTCCGCACCAAGCCGCTCTGGCGCTTGCCTGCGCACCCAAACGCGAAAGCCGAAGCCGGTGATCCGGATGCGCACGAAGAGGCGCCGGCGCTCGAAGACTCTGA
The DNA window shown above is from Phycisphaeraceae bacterium and carries:
- a CDS encoding trypsin-like peptidase domain-containing protein, with protein sequence MTSINARSDSPRIARSISLAVALFAGASAALAPASVCAQTAPQPTAADDLQSARALSRAFQRVAKQVEPAVVHITAIRRVPEMESNGFFSRPTGRTINQPAGFGSGVLVDSSGIILTNNHVVEVGDSHKAKLTDGREFDAVVVGRDPLTDLAVVRIKNPPPNEVFPTAMMGDSDSVEVGDWVIAIGSPFGFANTVTTGIVSAKSRSGVALPGASRDMYQDFIQTDAAINPGNSGGPLLDLEGRVVGINSAIATRAGGSEGIGFAIPAQIARGVMESILKSGRVVRGWVGVEFEELTSARMKQIGLTSEGGVLVSRVMENTPAAEAGIKEGDIVTRYNGRPMSRFSTLRAAIGVTPPGTKSTFEILRDGKIKSVNVLIADWSANEAQSLGGIYSDRFGGIVRTLDPEIRRMLGRGFGGIQGVIVQKLDPAGPASSDFDEGDVIVAIGEQPVRTAEEFRAILEKADLSQGVRMSVIRNRMRGAIDFPAK
- a CDS encoding DMT family protein, whose amino-acid sequence is MEIPRWVWTVLLLAGSNTFMTFAWYYHVKQKSWPLLVAICASWLIALPEYLLQVPANRMGHIDHGGAMTLPQLKILQEAITLAVFTAFTIWVAKEKMRINDAVALGLILAAVTVSMMGRR
- a CDS encoding fibro-slime domain-containing protein, with amino-acid sequence MPASLLALAGLAVAGALLTPSKAPARTADDPYAALPSSLTLYGVCRDFKWASETGGHKDFEFVPSGGYGHYTNMVKDELDADGKPAFKSQGNKVSTEAMDASSRNIMPVAKSYLAAKSGDKASSISTSNGGALTTEDNFKQWFRNVPGVNLSKTVPLVLVRQANSNIYSFSDKTDAGYSAKGGFFPINGELFGNSPNQSKNFGFTFELDTEFTYKKGTGQTFTFTGDDDVWVFVNKKLVVDIGGVHSAISQTIELDRIQGLEDGKKYPLKLCFAERHTTASNCRIDTTISLMAVDPPPVSGLFD
- a CDS encoding serine/threonine protein kinase, with amino-acid sequence MSEPQMPSEDPVTVDRPSAPAGPPSNFSGGSGLSGGPPSTNPLPPTHLTSTSTDGSRFAPGTVLADRYRIVSRLGKGGMGEVYRADDLKLGTSVALKFLPDAFAADPLKLDRFRSEVRLTREISHPNVCRVYDFGEIGSAAGGGGHHVFLSMEYVDGEDLSILLKRIGHLPEDKACQLARQICAGLHAAHELGVIHRDLKPANIMLDGRGNARIMDFGVAGILSDLVAKGDVASGTPAYMAPEQLARQGVSKKSDIYSLGLVLYELFTGKPAYQVENMQQLRASRESGTRPQAPSDHVKSLDPAVETVILRCLEFDPAHRPASALAVSAALPGGDPLAAALAAGETPSPELVALAGVEGSIPRRFAWAMVALVVVMVGILGWLQDRYGIHRIAPFGSPTDAMAIRAREMLEKLGADPPKAYQAYGYDADQNAIKSASKIGGFEKLANRFPPSIYFWYRAEPRWIRPTMIGHLFVGADSPPREYADGVYAALSSAGDLMRFERRAPEFGFAGTSDSVPAKPIDWAPFFDAAGVDINKFQSTRPTIAPNVPADTRYAWRGTYPDLPDVPVQFEAASLDGVPVSFRTKPLWRLPAHPNAKAEAGDPDAHEEAPALEDSDAIAEDRANDSAATGRGGRPAASDRSVRHWSAAEIIGGIINVTLLVGIVSSVVLAWKNYRAGRGDRRGALTLAVFVGAICLFSLSVGRHSVAGLIDFQIIGLQLARAMWLGGLMWIVYLALEPIVRRRWPRLLISWTRLLSGRGRDPLVWRDILIGCAAGSFFGPFFALMVIVDLQPFHVADPFVATMPWFSGFPFALAILFQTLAGNIAVPLLITLVLLGCDKLFRSQWVAYVLSAAFLWLIIGGLQDNAVSVSAAACAVGCMLMLRLCGLLAFSVMLLVSTILVNFPISLDLTTWYAPLTLVGSLPIIALAVTGALVAGRDAQPEPA